CGATAGCCAGCCGCTCATACGTTGACCACCGTCAAGGCCTTGCGGCCGGGtatctattttatttttcaCCTTTTAAAAACCAGAACATTTTACCTCCACAaatgttttcttttcttcagaGAGTACCAAGAGCGGGATCAATGAGAGGATCCTGTACTGTTGAATCTCTTGCCAGCAGAAGTATATTGGTCTCGTCCTCCGGCCAGTCATCTCGAGGAGGACCATAGTCCATTGTAGCGGCAAATATGTCATCCTCCGGCATGATACCGGGCCAGTTTGTTGTGTTGGAGAAACTTCCATCGAAGAAGAACTGGGCAGGATCAAGCTGGTCTCCAGCTAGGATAAGAGATGGGTCAGTAGCCGGTGGGTGATACAGCTCAACATGTGCATCCCGGTCGTGGTAGCGAATGAAGGCTTCATGGCAGTGGGGACAAGTAATCGTTCGCTCTGCCTGGTTCGCAGCACCGGAGAGTTCATCTATAAGATTCATTTCTTGAGACGGTTCAGGCTTCGAGAGCTTAGGGCGTTCGTGGCCGAGGTGCTTATATCGGATATGATCTTCTAGTCGACTCTTGGTACTAAACTTATCACCACAGCCTTGATCGTTTGTCCAGCCCTGTAGGCCAGAACTATTGAGGTCAACTTGGCCGCAAACGAAGCGGAATCCCTCATGCGCTGTACGAATATGAGCGTTGAGGTTGGACTTCTTAGTGAACTTCTTGGTGCATTCGTCGTATGGGCAGGCGATGTTCTTTCGATCCTCGACGGACTGGCCGGAATGGTGCATTTCGACATGTTTCTCCAGCTCCCATCGTGAGGCAGATTTGAATTCGCAGAAAATGCAATTTTGATGCTCTTGGCGGATATGTGCCTGAAGCAGCACTTCAGTGGTGAATCCGACCCGCTGTTCTGTGCCATCGGGCATCCTCTTCAAATCGCATTCGCCGCACCAGAACTTTGCCTCGCCATGATCCTTATCACGGTGTCGCTTCAAGGCCGCCTTGGACTCAAAAGCATGACGACACCCTTGCTCGGGGCATTGGAGTGCAGGTAAGCCCTGATGATCTTTTCGAACGTGCTTGCTCAATGTTTCCTTCTTTCTGAAACTCTGCCCACAGTCTTGGCAACGGAATCTCTCTTCGCCTTCGTGAACGGCCTGGTGTCGTTTAAGTCGAGTACCCGTCACAAAGCTCTTACCGCAGCCTTCCTTTTGACAGACGTGTTTTCGCTCAAGAGTATGGACGGCTTTGATGTGCTGCTTCAAGTGCTTGTCCTCTATATAGTCCTTATCGCAACCATCATAAGGGCACTTAAATGGTCGAGAATTGGTGTGAGAATTCAGGTGATCTCGTAATCTGGCAGGTCGATTGAAGGTCTTGGGGCAACCAGGCCATGTGCAAGCAAGAGTTTTGAGATCCGAAGGAAATTTAGCCCGGGGAGTCGTAGCAGCAGTGTTCACCGTTTGTGGTGAATCAGGGTCCTGGGTGGAATATGGAGTATGAGCGCTAGTCAAGTCgtcctcagcatcatcaatatcTAAGTTCGCAATATCAGCAGATGCATCTTGAGAACTCAAGAATGGAACTAAGCCGTACATAAGTCATCTGGGCCTCCACGATAAAGTCTCTTGGCCGGAGGGACATCAAAGGCTGCCTCGGCAGCTTCTCGTTTACTCATAGTGCTGTCATGCCGAGGAGCCTTCAGTTTGTAAATGTCGAAGCAAGCTTGGAAGTGGCAGAATTGATTTCAATTTAAGGCGGTGACAATGAATTTTTGTGTGGGGATTACAGGGATGAGAGTCAAGAGCGATCCACCTGAAAGCTTCGCGTCGATATTCTTTGTCTAAAGGTGCGGAAGGTGCGCCGGAAAAACATCGGCCTAACCAGGTTTTACTTTGTTCTTCTATAGAACTTTTTCCGAGGTTGACCTGGGCAATTCTAAAACCATCCATTGCGAAAGCAACTCTGGACTAAGAACACTCTCGCAttcattcttcatcaagttcatATTAAACGACATTTACGATGTCTGATTTCGGCGATGACGATGTTGGCGGCGCTGGCGGGTAAGTTGCTTCGCGGTCTTTGCAGGCGCACGCGGATCTAACTCCTAGGCAGCGACGAGCCCATGtacgaggaggaggagatcaCCGAGTACTACGACCCCGAGGttctcgaggaggaggatggtgaCCAGCAACAAAACGGACAAGACCAGGATAATGTCGTAGTCTCGGGAGATCCTTCTGCCGCTGCCAACGCGCTGAAGGGCGGCGACAAGCTactcaaagacaagaagattCCCGAGAACGAGCGAACTACCACACCCTACATGACCAAGTACGAGAGGGCACGCATCCTCGGTACACGCGCTCTGCAGATCAGGTCCGCATCACCTTGCTGAACTGCAGCAACTTCAGAAAACTAACTGGATGCAGCATGAATGCGCCTGTGCTAGTTGATCTGGAGGGCGAGACCGACCCCCTTCAAATTGCGATCAAGGAGATGCGGGAAAAGAAGATCCCCTTGATCGTGCGGCGATACATGCCCGATGGCTAGTAAGTGATGGTTGTTCAGGCAGCTCGAAGATGCCTTACTTACGCGTGTGGTACAGCTACGAGGATTGGACCTGCGAGGAACTGCTGCAGTAAGCGGCCTAAGGACTAGCACGTCGCGAAACAACCGATTGCCCCCGAGGCGTATATACCCATGCGACCCTCCTTAGATACAATCGAGCTGGAACGTTGTGTGCTCCCTTCTGGCTTGACATGTTGTATAGTGTATCAGGAGGTTAATTAATCATGTACAAGCGCGGCgtttgagattgagattgattTACACAGGAACTAGACAAAAAACAAGAAGGAAATCTACTTTGCTTCTGTGTCTCGGTGCACGAGTGTGTTGATTGTCTCTGACGCCGTCTTTGATGAAGACGGACAAAGAATCCCCAACAGCAACACTGTTGACGGATGCTCCAACGTCACATCGTTACCAATACGGATGTGTCCGGTAGAAGTCCATGAAAGAATGATGTCAAGTGGGAAATGGCAGATGACTTGTTTTGGGTCTGATGGGCCGATTACGTCGGGCCAGATTGTGTTTCACTGAAACACCGGCGCGAGACATGACGGCATCTTCTGATGTTTGGACTCAACCTCAAATGCGCAGTGGCCTTTTATACGTCACAAAGTCTGATAAACAGTCAATCCAAGCAAGGGAGCATCCTCTCATACCACGCAATCTGGGCCTGACAGAGATTATCAACCTCAAATACAAAGACATGATTCCTGCAGCGTCTGTGGCTTCTTGCATATTTGAAAGGGTCCTCGTCCTCGCAGGTAGATGAATTGTCCAACCAACCACAAGTCCAGAATATTCTTTCCAGCCTCCGACGTTGTGCCACACTGATCCGGAAACGGTTGTTGGTAGGAAGGGAAAAGCCGTAACAGCCGTAGCTTTGCAGATCATGCAAGTAAAGTTTTCATGCAACCTTAGCCAACTTGGCTTTAATTCAGTTTGTTCTTTGGCTGTGGTATCAAGGTAAGGATCTAGACGTTTGGTGACAGGATGATCTCCCTCTTGGCGGGGACTTTCATGACGTCGGCGGATACGCACTCACTTGACTGATCCGAATTGAACTTgagacgatgatgaaaggttACGTCTAGTGTTGATCGTACGAGTCGTTTTCTCTTATGCAGGAGGAATTAGAATTTGGTGAAGCTGTTGTGCTATTGGAAGCTTACCTATTATCTTACTCCATTTCTTATAAGAGGTTGGTTGCACTTGTGGTGTTTTGAGGCCAGGAGGTTGGTATAACAGAAACAGCAAACAATTGGAAAGACCAACCGAGATTCATAACTTGCTTTGGGTATATATCTTACTCAAATCCAACCTCTGCTAAGAATCCTTCTGATTCATACTCTTTCATCTCAGACATTGACACTCGCCAATCTAACACTTTCGTTTCCACTATCGTTATCAGCCGAGACGAGTCCCAACCGCTACAATGAAGTTCTTCACTGTTATTGCAACTATTATTTCTGCCGTCAGCATCTCTGCTGTGCCCATATTGAAGGAGCGGGCCGTCGGGGGTGTAAGTTGACTCTCTTCCCTACTGTACAGGTTATCTCTTTTATGTGGTATTGACACCTCATCACCGCAGGTCTTGATATGTACCGGTGCCAACTCCACAGGTACATGCACCCACGAGGTATACACACTTAACAAGTGCCATCAACTTTCCGAACCTTTCCTTCGCAACGTCACAACTTTTGCGCCTGATGGTGAATATTTCAACTGTTACCCCCGTACAACCGGCTGCAATGACACTTGTACGAGCCCTACGGGTTGCACAATAGGCCCGATCGATTTCGACTACAAATTCAAGTTCAATTTCACTCGTGTCGGCTGGCCCAAACTCTTCAACAGTTTTGACTGTTCACTAAAGAAGACCACAAAAGGCGAGAATATGTTCGATTAGGAGAAGATTAAAAGGATGGAGCAAGGAGAGCCAGTATGGGTACCTGGGTGGCTAAATGAGTTGACGAACACGATTGTTTTCGGTTGCATCTCTTTGGTCTTCTTCCTGCTGCGTTAAAGCGATCGATTGTTCTTTTTTAGTATTGCATTGGCATCGTCAACTTGGGGACGGAGCAATGGGCAACTCACCAGGCCACGGAGTATTTGGAGTTAGCGATAATAGCGATGGTTTTTTATTCTTTGGCAGTTAGTCAGGGCATGTACGCTGAGATAGATACAGCTCTAATGATTGACGATTATTATCATGAGATAAGACATGA
This genomic stretch from Fusarium oxysporum f. sp. lycopersici 4287 chromosome 5, whole genome shotgun sequence harbors:
- a CDS encoding DNA-directed RNA polymerase I, II, and III subunit RPABC2, whose protein sequence is MYEEEEITEYYDPEVLEEEDGDQQQNGQDQDNVVVSGDPSAAANALKGGDKLLKDKKIPENERTTTPYMTKYERARILGTRALQISMNAPVLVDLEGETDPLQIAIKEMREKKIPLIVRRYMPDGYYEDWTCEELLQ
- a CDS encoding DNA-directed RNA polymerase I, II, and III subunit RPABC2: MSDFGDDDVGGAGGDEPMYEEEEITEYYDPEVLEEEDGDQQQNGQDQDNVVVSGDPSAAANALKGGDKLLKDKKIPENERTTTPYMTKYERARILGTRALQIRSASPC
- a CDS encoding DNA-directed RNA polymerase I, II, and III subunit RPABC2, with product MSDFGDDDVGGAGGDEPMYEEEEITEYYDPEVLEEEDGDQQQNGQDQDNVVVSGDPSAAANALKGGDKLLKDKKIPENERTTTPYMTKYERARILGTRALQISMNAPVLVDLEGETDPLQIAIKEMREKKIPLIVRRYMPDGYYEDWTCEELLQ